CGGCCGGGGCATCGGCGCGCGACGTGTCCGAGGTGCTGGCGGTGGCGCTGTGACCGACGCACCGTCGAGCCTTCGGCCGCTGGTCATCGTGAACCCCCGTGCGGGGACGGGAGCCGGCGCAGCCACGGCGAGGCTGGAGGAGCTCCTGCGGGCGCAGGGACTTCACCCCGACGTCCGGGTGACGTCCGGTCCGGGACACGCATCGGAACTGGCCGCGGAGGCCCAGGCCGAGGGCCGGAGCATGGTGGTCGCCGCCGGGGGCGACGGAACCGTCAGCGAAGTGGTGAACGGACTGCTGCAGCCGGGCGGCTCCCCGGACGCCCCCGTCCTGGGGATCCTCCCCCTCGGGTCGGGCTGTGACTACGTCAAGACCTTCGGCATCGATGCGCAGATCGAGCAGGCCGCGGCCCGGATCGCCTCGGACTCGGCTCCCGTGCCGGTAGACGCCGCACGGATCAGCTTCACGACCCTGGACGGTCCCGCGCAGCGCGTGTTCGTGAACATCGCGGAGGCGGGCATCGGCGCAGAGGTGGTGGAGGCCGCGTCCCAGCTCCCGAGACGCCTGGGGCCGGCGGTCTACTTCACGGCCTTCTGGAAGACGCTCCCGAGGTTCTCGCGCCGTCACGCCATGCTGCAGGACCCGGCCTCCGATCAGGTCCTGTACGAGGGTTCGGTGATGAACGTGGTGGTCGCCATCGGCCGCGTCTTCGGCGGCGGGATGCGCGTGGCCCCGGACGCCGATCCCGCCGACGGACTGCTGGATGTCCAGGTGCACGCCGGGTCGAAGCTGGACTTCGTCCGTGCCCTTCCAAAGGTCTATCGCGGAGCGCACCTGCCGCACCCCCGGATCCACGAGCACCGCGTGTCTTCTCTGCGGCTGGAGTGCGAGCCCGCGGCGCTGATCGAGGCCGATGGCGAGGTCCTCGGGACCACCCCCGCCACCTTCGAGGTTCTGCCGCACGCTCTCCGGCTCAAGGTCTGACCACAGGGGCCGACAAGGAAGGCCGCCGGGCCACGGATAGACTTGCCGCAAGATGAAGTGCACCTCCTGCGGCGCTGAAGCCCCTGCGGCCGCCAAGTTCTGTCCCACCTGTGGATCGCCGCTGCAGTCCCGCGCGGACGAGCGGCGGGTGGTGACCGTGCTGTTCGGGGACCTGGTCGGGTTCACCGCGCTGTCCGAGACGATGGACCCGGAGCAGGTGAAGATCCTGATCGACCGGTGCTTCGGACTGCTGGCGGCGGACATCACCCGCCACGGGGGCCGGGTGGACAAGGTGCTCGGCGACGGGATCGTCGCGATGTTCGGCGCCCCGGTGGCCCACGAGGACGACGCAGAGCGTGCGGTCCGGACGGCGCTCGCGATGCAGGAGACCATCAGCGTCCATGCGTCGCATCTTCAGATGCGCATCGGCGTCAACACCGGTGAGGTACTGGTCGGGTCCCTTCGCGCGGGCGGCGACTACACCGCCACGGGCGACGTCGTGAACTCCGCCAGCAGACTGCAGTCTGCGGCGTCTCCGGGGCAGGTCGTTGTCGGGCCCCAGACCTGGGCGGCCACCAGCCAGGTGATCCGGTACGAGCCGCTGGGGGCGCTGCTGGCCCGGGGCCGGGAAGACCCCATCGACGCCTGGGCCGCCGTGGAGGCCGTCGTCCCGCCCGGCCGCAGGCCGAGACGCCGCCGGGTGCCGCTCATCGGCCGGGAGGTCGAGCTGGGGGTGCTCTGCGGAGCCGTAAAGGCCGCGGCGGCCAACCGCCGTCCACACCTCGTCGTCCTGCTGGGCGAAGCGGGTCTGGGCAAGTCCCGTCTGGTGGAGGAGGTGACGGCGTACGCGTCCTCCGAGCAGGGCGCCATGTGGTTCCAGAGCCGCTGCCCGCCCTACGGCGAAGCCAACCCGTGGTGGCCGATCGGCGAGACACTGCGACAGGCGTGCGCGATAGGGCCCGGCGACTCCGAGGAGGATACGGTCGCCAAGACTCGGGAGACCGTCGCGAGCGCGCTCGGGGCAGGAGTCGACGATCCCGACGTCGCGCACACGGCGTCCGGGCTGCTGTACCTCATGGGAGACGAGTCGGCTCTGGCCGACGTGGACCCGGCGCGCGCACTGCAGGACGCGCAGCGATCGCTGGTGGACGTGCTCGAGGCACTGTCCCGCCACGGCCCCCTCGTCATCGTGCTCTCGGAGCTTCACTGGGCCGACCAGCTCGTCCTGGACATGCTCGACTACCTCCTCGAGCGTCTGCGGGAAGCTCCGGTAGTGGTCCTGGCGACGGCCCGGCCGGAGCTCGAGTCGCGCTGGACCCCCAAGGTGGGCCGCCACAACCTGCTGGTCGTCAACCTCGACCCGCTGGACGAGCAGGCGTCGCGGGAGCTCGTCACCCGGCTGGTGGGGGAGGAGCCCCCGAAGCCGCTGCTGGACCTGGTCATCGAACGCAGCGGGGGCAATCCGTTGTTTCTCGAGGAATTGGTGGCGCTGGTCGTGGACCAGGCGGGGGAACCGGGCGGCTCGTCCCCCCAAGACGTCCCGGCGACACTCCGGGGCATCGTGTCGGCGCGGCTCGACTCGCTCGGGGACGCGGAGCGTGCCTTGCTGGAGGACGCCTCGGTCATCGGGCAGTCGGGCAGCCTGGAAGCTCTTTCGGCGATGGCGGGCCTTCGTGGCGAGCCCGATGCCGGTGCGGTGCTGGACTCCCTGTCGCTGACCGACCTGGTGCTGGTCGGCAACGACGACTTCAGGTTCAAGTCCGACCTGGTGCGGGAGGTGGCGTACGCGACGCTGGCCAAGTCCGAGCGGGCCCGGCGGCACGCCTTTCTGGCGTCGTGGATGGAGAGCCTCGCCGAACGCACCGAGCGGATGGACGAGCGGCTCGAGCAGCTGGCGTACCACTGGGGGGTCGCCGCCGGTCTCGCCCAGGAGCTCGGCTCCATCGAAGGCGTGGAAGGCGACGTAAAGGACAGAGCCCTCGACGCTCTGGACCGCGCGGCGGCAAGAGCGGAACTGCGCGAGACGCCGCTTGCCACCGTGATGCTCCTGGACCACGCCATGAAGCTGAATCCCGAGGCCGGCCGGGGCCGGCGGCTGGCACTGCGGCGGGCCTCCGCCAAGTCGACCCTCAGGCACCTGACGGAGGCGCGGGAGGAAGCACTCGAGATCCTCTCGCAGGCCGAGCGCGAAGGCGACCTCGCCACAAAGGCGCA
The Actinomycetota bacterium DNA segment above includes these coding regions:
- a CDS encoding diacylglycerol kinase family protein; this encodes MTDAPSSLRPLVIVNPRAGTGAGAATARLEELLRAQGLHPDVRVTSGPGHASELAAEAQAEGRSMVVAAGGDGTVSEVVNGLLQPGGSPDAPVLGILPLGSGCDYVKTFGIDAQIEQAAARIASDSAPVPVDAARISFTTLDGPAQRVFVNIAEAGIGAEVVEAASQLPRRLGPAVYFTAFWKTLPRFSRRHAMLQDPASDQVLYEGSVMNVVVAIGRVFGGGMRVAPDADPADGLLDVQVHAGSKLDFVRALPKVYRGAHLPHPRIHEHRVSSLRLECEPAALIEADGEVLGTTPATFEVLPHALRLKV
- a CDS encoding adenylate/guanylate cyclase domain-containing protein; protein product: MKCTSCGAEAPAAAKFCPTCGSPLQSRADERRVVTVLFGDLVGFTALSETMDPEQVKILIDRCFGLLAADITRHGGRVDKVLGDGIVAMFGAPVAHEDDAERAVRTALAMQETISVHASHLQMRIGVNTGEVLVGSLRAGGDYTATGDVVNSASRLQSAASPGQVVVGPQTWAATSQVIRYEPLGALLARGREDPIDAWAAVEAVVPPGRRPRRRRVPLIGREVELGVLCGAVKAAAANRRPHLVVLLGEAGLGKSRLVEEVTAYASSEQGAMWFQSRCPPYGEANPWWPIGETLRQACAIGPGDSEEDTVAKTRETVASALGAGVDDPDVAHTASGLLYLMGDESALADVDPARALQDAQRSLVDVLEALSRHGPLVIVLSELHWADQLVLDMLDYLLERLREAPVVVLATARPELESRWTPKVGRHNLLVVNLDPLDEQASRELVTRLVGEEPPKPLLDLVIERSGGNPLFLEELVALVVDQAGEPGGSSPQDVPATLRGIVSARLDSLGDAERALLEDASVIGQSGSLEALSAMAGLRGEPDAGAVLDSLSLTDLVLVGNDDFRFKSDLVREVAYATLAKSERARRHAFLASWMESLAERTERMDERLEQLAYHWGVAAGLAQELGSIEGVEGDVKDRALDALDRAAARAELRETPLATVMLLDHAMKLNPEAGRGRRLALRRASAKSTLRHLTEAREEALEILSQAEREGDLATKAHALTVLGDVQHREGQEAESAKSLSEAVVLWREVGDRQGEADALRGLGMTNLFCGRLDEAEAVVREALSVSGELEDRRGQAWSLQHLAWISFVRGEAAPAEEWLQSSASLFMQIGDFRGLGWVFGLLGWVRLMQGRLEEAEQYARQVVGESAESGDRWAEGITRSLLGIIGLWQGRTQQAVEGLLRARSVFREIQDAWGEIQAMLAASRALVLDGRPQEAVTLLDEARSMAARHPDTTLRNSSAMASGAVAVQLGHGRRVLEKLDPSGLAAETNVEILVLGGLALLQVGRVDEAVPVLQRARESSGEPGPRARASGPLALALCCSGRPEDALAAASEVDRIDGGTYLDRADAAIAKGLAAAAAGDALTAADAFAGAEQILGATGDRFTPSLLMLARGHASASLGTDDAGLLESARRRLSDLAAGDGWDRVYGSAVMARSAPAAG